The genomic stretch CTCACCTCTTGCACCCATCACTTGAGCCCAGCCTGTAATACCCGGCTTTACGATATGTCGGGTCATATATTTTTTTGTAATCTTAGAGTACATCTCTGTTTGAGACAACATGTGAGGTCTTGGACCAACAATTGACATCTCACCAAGAAAAACATTAATAAATTGAGGCAATTCATCAATACTTGTTTTTCGCATAAATGCTCCAAATTTGGTTACCCTTGAATCATCCTTTCTTGCAGTCTGAATGTCAGCATGTTTATTGCTCATCATACTTCTGAATTTAATACAATTGAATGGCTCGTTATTAAGACCTGATCTTTTTTGTAGAAAAAATGCGGATTCGTTACTCTCTATTTTTACAATTAAAGCAACAATCGGAACCAACCACGATAGTAAAAACACTATTACGAACAGTGAGAAACCCACATCAAATGCTCTTTTCAAAAGCTGTTTTTTAGCATTCGAAAGAGGCTCTCTTATAAGCCTCAAAAATGGAATTTCATGAATTACATCAAAATAATTAGGACCTAAATTACCATATTTAAAATCGGGAACCATATAGATTCTTATCATTTTATATTCTGCAATTTCAACGATTTGTTTATAAATTTCAACGTCAATATTATCATCACAGAAAATAATACTACTTATTTTAGAATGTTCCAAATCATAAAATAATTTATCAATTCTACCCAAATACTTATTTTTGGTTTCGGTACTAATAATTGTATAGGTTCCTCTTATCCCAAGAGCTCTTCTCAGATTATTATTAGATAGTAATGTTGTAGACAATTTATTTTCACCGACTAATACAGTATTAAAAGAATAAAGCTTTCTTCCTAATTTTACTCTATTTTTTTTTCTGTACAGAAAAAGTAAAAACCGAGTAAAAGCCATAAAAAAACCAACAAAAATGAAATAGAGAATTACATTTCTATAGTTGATTTTAATAGAAAAGATAAGAAACAGAAAAACAATGGTAGTAAGTATGAATAATGCAAAAGCCTTCGTTAACGAATTAAAATGCAAGGATGATTCTTTAACTTTTAAATTTTTATAAGGTTTAATTATTATGGTTATTACAAACCAAAATATATTGAGAAGAATTAACTGGATTCTATATTCTTGAGTAAAATCTTTTTGGTCAAATTCAAAAAAAAATGGCCTCCCAAATATGAATAGGAAATTGATAATGATATAATCTATTATCAAAAAAATCCGGGATAAATGTTTAAAAAAATAAACTAACATACAATATTCCAACCATTTGTGACAGTATTTACTTTTAAATGAAGTACTA from Chryseobacterium indoltheticum encodes the following:
- a CDS encoding exopolysaccharide biosynthesis polyprenyl glycosylphosphotransferase, translated to MLVYFFKHLSRIFLIIDYIIINFLFIFGRPFFFEFDQKDFTQEYRIQLILLNIFWFVITIIIKPYKNLKVKESSLHFNSLTKAFALFILTTIVFLFLIFSIKINYRNVILYFIFVGFFMAFTRFLLFLYRKKNRVKLGRKLYSFNTVLVGENKLSTTLLSNNNLRRALGIRGTYTIISTETKNKYLGRIDKLFYDLEHSKISSIIFCDDNIDVEIYKQIVEIAEYKMIRIYMVPDFKYGNLGPNYFDVIHEIPFLRLIREPLSNAKKQLLKRAFDVGFSLFVIVFLLSWLVPIVALIVKIESNESAFFLQKRSGLNNEPFNCIKFRSMMSNKHADIQTARKDDSRVTKFGAFMRKTSIDELPQFINVFLGEMSIVGPRPHMLSQTEMYSKITKKYMTRHIVKPGITGWAQVMGARGEIFSHRDMEKRIEKDVWYIQNWSFFLDMKIIFLTLYNIIKGDEQAY